One part of the Quercus lobata isolate SW786 chromosome 7, ValleyOak3.0 Primary Assembly, whole genome shotgun sequence genome encodes these proteins:
- the LOC115953875 gene encoding probable aspartyl protease At4g16563 — protein sequence MAASLLLSLIFLISTLSLLASSSSPSKATPNSTTFTIPLTPIFTKHPSSDPIKTLNSLASASLTRAHHLKHPKSKSPLAKTKVFPHSYGGYSISLSFGTPPQTIPFLLDTGSSLVWFPCTSRYLCTDCNFPNIDPSKIPSFIPKLSSSSKIIGCKNPKCGWISGPNVVSRCQDCTNSENCTQACPPYLLQYGSGSTLGLSLSETLNFPEKLFTDFLVGCSIFSTRQPAGIAGFGRSPESLPSQLGLSKFSYCLISRSLDDTSESGDLVLYGGSSSDSKTSGLSYTPFRKNPVSNNSAFLEYYYLNLRKVIVGGKSVNIPYKYLVPDSNGNGGTIVDSGTTLTFMEKPVFDAVVTAFKTQMGNLPRAADVEAKSGLGPCYNLAGVKLEKVKFPDLTFHFKGGAKLELPVVNYFAFAGNSSVVCLTIVTDGGFGPGLTVGPAIILGNFQQQNLYVEYDLENERFGFRQQSCNK from the coding sequence ATGGCGGCTTCGTTGCTTCTCTCTCTTATCTTTCTCATCTCAACACTTTCCCTCTTAGCTTCATCTTCATCACCATCCAAAGCTACTCCCAACTCCACAACCTTCACCATTCCTCTCACACCCATCTTCACAAAACACCCATCTTCAGATCCAATCAAGACTCTCAATTCCTTAGCCTCTGCTTCTCTAACCAGAGCTCACCACCTCAaacacccaaaatcaaaatccccaCTTGCCAAAACCAAAGTCTTTCCTCACAGCTATGGAGGCTACTCAATCTCTCTCAGCTTTGGCACACCCCCACAAACCATTCCTTTTCTCTTAGACACTGGCAGTAGCCTCGTTTGGTTTCCCTGTACCTCACGATATCTCTGCACCGACTGCAATTTCCCCAACATAGACCCATCAAAAATCCCATCTTTCATTCCAAAACTATCATCTTCTTCCAAAATCATCGGCTGCAAAAACCCCAAATGTGGTTGGATTTCAGGCCCAAATGTCGTGTCTCGCTGCCAAGACTGTACTAACTCAGAAAACTGTACCCAAGCTTGCCCTCCGTATTTGCTTCAATACGGTTCAGGCTCAACTCTTGGGCTATCACTTTCCGAGACCCTCAATTTTCCTGAGAAACTTTTCACTGATTTTCTCGTTGGGTGCTCCATTTTCTCGACTCGACAACCTGCTGGCATTGCCGGGTTTGGTCGGAGCCCAGAATCTTTACCTTCCCAATTGGGTCTCAGTAAATTCTCATACTGCTTAATTTCTCGCAGCCTCGACGATACATCAGAGAGCGGTGACCTCGTTTTGTACGGTGGGTCTAGTTCCGATTCCAAAACCAGTGGCCTGAGCTACACACCGTTTAGGAAAAACCCAGTGTCCAACAACTCAGCTTTTCTCGAGTACTATTACCTTAACCTTCGTAAAGTCATTGTGGGCGGTAAGTCAGTCAATATTCCGTACAAGTACTTGGTTCCTGACAGTAACGGTAACGGTGGCACTATCGTGGACTCTGGTACCACCCTCACCTTCATGGAAAAGCCAGTATTTGACGCCGTGGTAACGGCGTTCAAGACCCAAATGGGTAATTTGCCTAGAGCTGCTGACGTGGAAGCAAAATCTGGCTTGGGGCCTTGTTATAATCTTGCTGGGGTAAAATTAGAGAAGGTTAAATTTCCAGATTTAACCTTTCACTTTAAAGGTGGAGCAAAGTTGGAATTACCAGTGgtaaattattttgcatttgcTGGTAATTCTAGTGTGGTGTGCTTGACTATTGTGACAGACGGTGGATTTGGTCCAGGACTAACAGTCGGTCCAGCTATAATTTTGGGGAATTTTCAGCAGCAGAATTTATATGTGGAGTATGATTTGGAAAATGAGAGATTTGGATTTAGGCAACAAAGCTGTAACAAGTGA
- the LOC115952002 gene encoding probable aspartyl protease At4g16563, which translates to MAATSLLSLLFLISTLLLASSSLSVAPNPTTFTIPLSPIFTKHQPSDAIKTLNSLASSSLTRAHHLKHPKSKPPLTKTKVFSHSYGGYSISLSFGTPPQTISFLLDTGSSPVWFPCTSQYFCTDCHIDPSKIPLFIPKLSSSSKFIGCQNPNCARISSSNSLSGCQGCNCSQACPYFFEYGIGSTNGLLLSETLGFSEKRFTNFLVGCSIFSTTQPPAGTAGFGRTLESLPSQLGLSKFSYCLISQRFNDTSESSDLVLYRGSSSDAKTPGLSYTPFRKNPSFFPEFYYVDLLKVIVGSKSVNIPYKYLVPENNANGNGGTIVDSGTTFTTMEKPIFGAVATAFEAEMGNFTRASADVEASTGTNLCFNITGLKFEKIKFPELTFEFKGGAKMELPVVNYFVPVDVGNSSLVCLTIMTGSTVDSVGPAIVLGNTQQQNFYVEFDLKNDRFGFRKQTCNKK; encoded by the coding sequence ATGGCTGCTACATcgcttctctctcttttgtttctcATCTCAACATTACTCTTAGCTTCATCTTCACTATCCGTAGCTCCCAATCCCACCACCTTCACCATTCCTCTCTCACCCATCTTCACCAAACACCAACCCTCTGATGCAATCAAAACCCTCAATTCCCTCGCCTCTTCTTCTCTAACCAGAGCTCACCACCTCAAGCACCCCAAATCAAAACCCCCACTTACCAAAACCAAAGTGTTTTCTCACAGCTACGGAGGCTACTCAATCTCTCTTAGCTTTGGCACACCCCCACAAAccatttctttccttttagaTACTGGCAGCAGCCCTGTTTGGTTCCCTTGCActtcacaatatttttgcaCCGATTGTCACATAGACCCATCAAAAATCCCATTGTTCATTCCAAAACTATCATCTTCTTCAAAATTTATCGGTTGCCAAAATCCCAATTGTGCTCGGATTTCAAGCTCAAATTCCTTGTCTGGTTGCCAAGGCTGTAATTGTTCACAAGCTTGCCCTTACTTTTTTGAATACGGTATAGGCTCAACTAATGGGCTATTACTTTCCGAAACCCTCGGTTTTTCTGAGAAACGCTTCACTAATTTTCTTGTTGGGTGCTCCATTTTCTCGACCACGCAGCCACCCGCTGGCACTGCCGGGTTTGGTCGAACTTTAGAATCGTTGCCTTCCCAATTGGGTCTCAGTAAATTCTCTTACTGTTTAATTTCTCAACGGTTCAACGACACATCGGAGAGTAGTGACCTCGTTTTGTATCGAGGGTCTAGTTCTGATGCCAAGACCCCTGGCCTTAGCTACACGCCGTTTAGGAAAAACCCATCTTTTTTTCCTGAGTTCTATTACGTTGACCTTCTTAAAGTCATTGTGGGCAGTAAGTCAGTTAATATTCCTTACAAATATTTAGTGCCTGAAAATAACGCTAATGGTAACGGTGGCACTATTGTGGACTCTGGGACCACTTTCACCACCATGGAAAAGCCAATATTTGGCGCCGTGGCAACGGCGTTTGAGGCAGAGATGGGTAATTTTACTAGAGCTTCTGCTGACGTGGAAGCTTCGACTGGTACGAATCTATGTTTTAATATTACGGGGTTAAAATTCGAGAAGATTAAATTTCCGGAATTAACCTTTGAGTTTAAGGGTGGGGCAAAGATGGAATTACCGGTGGTGAATTATTTTGTACCTGTTGATGTTGGTAATTCTAGCTTGGTGTGCTTGACCATTATGACGGGCAGTACAGTTGATTCGGTCGGGCCAGCGATCGTTTTGGGAAATACCCAGCAGCAGAACTTTTACGTGGAgtttgatttgaaaaatgacAGATTTGGCTTTCGGAAACAAACTTGTAATAAAAAGTGA
- the LOC115952001 gene encoding uncharacterized protein LOC115952001: protein MYPNLYKGLSLKSEDLTTYNSPLVSFDGKVVTLKGQIRLPVQAGLEVVEVDFIVVDVYSPYTAIVAKPWLHALGAVSSTFHKKVKYPSRDRIEELSKSSTLPVDGPAEDAKCENLEKFAVGNDPKKFFQVGTLLLPREKKQLVEFLRMNVDVFAWNAYETPGVDPSFICHHLNVNPSVTPRKQPPRRSSKNHSDAVKNEVMKLRRAWAIKEVFYLE, encoded by the exons ATGTACCCCAACTTGTACAAAGGGCTGAGCTTGAAGTCTGAAGAtttgacaacctataattcACCTTTAGTGAGTTTTGATGGGAAAGTAGTCACCCTAAAGGGCCAGATTAGGTTGCCTGTACAGGCAGGCTTAGAGGTGGTTGAAGTGGACTTCATTGTAGTGGACGTGTATTCTCCGTACACGGCCATAGTGGCCAAACCCTGGCTTCATGCCTTGGGGGCTGTTTCTTCGACTTTTCATAAAAAAGTGAAGTATCCATCTAGGGACCGGATTGAGGAGCTG TCAAAGTCTTCGACATTACCTGTTGACGGGCCAGCCGAGGATGCGAAATGTGAGAACTTAGAGAAGTTTGCTGTAGGCAATGACCCAAAGAAGTTTTTCCAGGTTGGGACTCTGCTACTGCCTCGGGAAAAGAAGCAACTGGTGGAGTTTCTCAGGATGAACGTTGATGTGTTCGCTTGGAATGCCTACGAAACTCCAGGAGTGGATCCAAGCTTCATCTGTCATCATTTAAACGTTAATCCATCCGTCACCCCTAGGAAACAACCACCTCGGCGCTCATCTAAAAATCATTCTGACGCTGTAAAAAACGAGGTGATGAAACTTAGGCGGGCTTGGGCTATTAAGGAGGTGTTCTACCTTGAATGA